In Phaenicophaeus curvirostris isolate KB17595 chromosome 9, BPBGC_Pcur_1.0, whole genome shotgun sequence, the DNA window ttgggttggaaggagccttaaagcccatccagttcccccccccgccatgggcagggacacctcccaccagaccaggctgctcaaagcctcatccaacctggccttgaacccctccagggatggggcagccacagcttccctgggcgacttgtgccagtgcctcaccattcccattgtgaagaatttccatcatatatctagtctaaatctgcccctctccaatttatagccatttctgtcatagaatggtttgggttgtaagggaccttgaagatcgtgcagttccaacccccttcaATGGGCAGGGAGGTCCCTTATTGAGTATTAAACTTCACCTGGGGGCTAAAACCTGCTGTGCTGACAATGCCGGTGATGCTTTCCTGGTGTTTTTACAGGGGACGCCACAGAAGGATGTCATCATAAAACCTGATGCCCCAAGCACGTTGCTTTTGGAGAAACATGCGGACTATATAGCTTCGTATGGAACAAAGAAAGATGACTATGTAGGtattggtttgttttggtaCAGCCGTGGTTTTGTTAACAGTAATAAAACCCCTTATTTGCTTGCTCATATTTAAGGGTTAGATGCACACTCAAGGCAGTTGCTTCTTGCCCTGCAATCCGGAGCATTAAAGAACGTCTCTGTTATTTCCCATGGTCTGTGATGAGTTTCGGCATGTATTCTGAGTATAAACTTGAAGAGTATCAGTTTAGCTCTAGAATTACTCTGAGACCTGGGAAATGGAGCTACTTATTGCTTCCTCTGTGTTGCTCTTTAGGTGAGACAACACAACCGATCTCCCCATAGCACCACTTGGTGCTTGCTAGGATTGATAAACGCTTTAATTGGCATCAGTTTTATAGTCATAGGTTATCAGATGTATCCCACAACAATGCGATTCCAGTTCCAGCAGGTGAAAAATGTCAATAATGGCTCACGTCTGGAGAAAAGTAAAGTTGTGGTTATTTTTACTGTCCATGAAAGACCTCTAAGCACTGTTGCTTGTGTTTTTCTCATGCTTAAAAAGCACTGCATGTAGAAAATAACGTTTATGTGTACTGCAGCTGATGTAATCAACATGACAGAATTCAGTGAGATTTCACTTCCTAGTGCAACTTCAAGTTGTGGCAGTTTAGGGTCTTGgaagtaatttttattaatatgaCTTGTTACTTTTGAGACTAATTGGGGTGGTAATTTGGATGGCAGTAGTAGCTGATGATTTGAATGAACTGGTACCTAAGTACTTGTGTGTGTTTAATTTGACACTAAACTTGATACTTGGAGCTACAAAATAGAGGATGGGAAGGGAATGCAGTATGTGTGGATACAtccatgtgcatgtgtgtgtgtatctatGTGCATGTGTGATGTACTTGTGAGGCTGAGACATGGTAAGTTATTATGGGGTGGAAGATGGCTGACACGTTGCAGTATTCGTAAACGTTAACTACAGTGTTTTTATTGCTCTGCGTTGATGCTGTGCTTATCTGATTGAAAACTAAAATCATGCACTACTTAGGAATACTGTATGTCGGAGTATTTGAGGATGAGTGGTGTGTACTGGGGGCTGACAGCAATGGATCTCATGGGGCAGCTACACCGCATGAACAAAGAAGAGATCTTGGAATTCATCAAATCCTGCCAGCATGAATGTGGTGGAATAAGTGCCAGCATAGGTCATGATCCTCATCTTCTGTACACCCTCAGTGCTGTCCAGGTAAATGCAACAGGGTAATTTCAGATAAAAACATTTGTAATTAACGACTTTGAAGATTTCAGATTTACGAACCAGGTACTGTTGGATGCCAATGGCAAAAACTATTTTCAGTACCttactaaaaaaaatctaatggaCAGAACTTTAGGATGTTTTTGTACAGCTTCCTAAAATTTGTTAAGATTTGGAGTGTTGTCCTTTTAATGACTGCTTAGTCGTGACTGCATTCTTGATAAGTTTTGTAATggtaattttgaaataattcctAGCTGCAGGTTTTactggagggtttttttaggtAATTTTGGATTTCATAAATTCTTCTAAGCATACATTGAGGTGAAAGGTTTTGGATCAGAGTAAGGGTCAAgttttggattttatttctgaatgctTACGTTACTATATATAGTAAGTGCTGTATGTTATAACATATTAGTAAATAATCATGCAATATTGGTAAACACTGTCCATTTATATAATGTGTATAATTTTGTAGTGTGTTTACACTTCAGTACTGTACAAAACAAACATTGTAGTAGCCAGTTCTTGTTGTGTTCCtcaaatctgcttttcttgtgTGTAACAAATATGATGCCAATCTGTTGAgtgttttatgtgtttatttgGTATGTACTCTTCCCCGGAGAAAAGGTAATGcttaatcttattttttcacCATAACTATCTCCATTATAGATTTAATTTTTCACTGTCTTTTGtgtccttcttttattttccttctcatgcAAACCATTGTGAAAAACCAGAAAAGGTTCAAATGCTTCTGAACAGTTGGTTGATTGCTTGTATCGTGTATCGCTAGGCCAGTcttacagaagaaatatttaaatggtATTACAAATAAGTAAGATAGCATCCTGTCTTAAGAAGAAAGTGTTTTGGATTGAAGATGTTGGATTTGAAACCCTTAGGTAGGGCACAAGAATGCTGTTAACTTGGGTCAATGAGGACCGTTGGCATGTATTTATCTGCTCTGAAGTTGGTATTTATTACGACTTAAGCTCTAGAATTACTCTGAGAACCAGGAAACTGAGGTTTCATTGGGCTGTGACATTTGAGCCTTTCCAAACTGTCCAATAAAACTCCTTTCACAAATTCTAATCTTATATGAGAAGGTGGTACAATTTGAGATTGTTTACTGTTACGTATTAAAGATGGTAGttcttaaataaatatttgattttactAGTAGATATTTTCGTGTTAGCTGAATGCAGCTCTCAATGTCCAAAGGTAAAAAGTGTTAGCGAGTGTTGATATAAAACTGTTGTGGTAAACTTAACCAGTGTCTCTTAATCAATGTGTGTGTTCTTAGTGAACAAACACTGTTTAGTCCTGTCTACATATCCAGAATGTTTTACAGGTCATGTCACATCTTTCTTGATCACTATTAGCATAATAGTAGTTGGTTCACATTTGCTTTTAAGGAGCAtcctatgattttataatttctgttgGAGTTGTACATTCTTTTTTGCATTTCCGTGAGACTTCGATTTTAACTAACAGTTGCAAGGTTCCACCTAACTCAAGGTGTTCAGAGTTGTAATTGCAGGTATTTTTTGGGATTGGCACTATAATATTGCGTAGTTTCAGCTGTTCTTCctattttgtcatttataatatattctTAATTACTCTCATAACTTGCATAATCtgtaaaaaaccacaaaggcAGCTGGGGCTCAGAAACGGAATTGTTTCCACATGACTTTGTGTCATATGGGGTTACTGGTTCACGTCAGTGGTAGCTCAGAAAACTGTACTCCTCACtatgacttttatttttctttcagaatgtgCTGCGTGTACAGTTTGTGCCTGATCATATTGTTCATACTTTTTCTCAAATTATTGCGATGTAGTTCTACtcattgtgtttaaaaaatgaatgtaaataaaaatcttacaaTTCAAAACTAATCATTGGCAGGCtaagagagtttgggttgttaagcctggagaagagaaggctccgaggagaccctatagtgaccttccagtacctgaaggggctacaagaaagctggagaggggctatttacaaaggctggtagtgataggacaggggAAATGgtgataaactggagaggggcagatttagaccagacataaagagaaatttcttcatcgtgagagtggtgaggcactggaacaggttgcccagggaagctgtggctgccccatccctggaggtgttttaaggccaggttggatggggcttcgagcagcctgatctagtgggaggtgtccctgcccatcgcagggctttggaaatggatgatctttaaggtcccttccaacccaaactattctatgattctgtgattgctgGCAGACTTGGACTGTAAATGACATTAGTGACTGGCTGCTTGATTTACCCTTGCATGTATCCAGGCAGCCGCAGTGCACAAACTACAAGTCTGTAAGTCTGGGGTGTCATTATCCTATTACAAAATAACTATAATCAATTCTCTGTTCTACATAATGCTAatataaaaacaagcaaacccaATTATGCTTTTAAAAGGAGAGCTTAAGTTGGAAAGTAACCAAGCATGAGAGAGTTCAGCTTGACTTGCctgtattttcatttagaatttcTTAAAGCTTTTAGACAGAGATAGGTGAACTGCAGCGAAtggaattttattaaaataaactttacCGAATAGTGTTCACAGACAATTCAAGTATTTTGTAaatccaggatttttttttaagaagtaaacATTTAAAAGTTTTGTCTCTCTCTGATTCttactgtgtcttttttttttccagattcttATCTTGTATGATAGTCTCCATGTTGTTGATGTAAATAAAATTGTTGAATATATACAGAACCTGCAAAAAGAAGATGGATCGTTTGCTGGAGACATATGGGGTAATTTTTAGATCTTTAAAATATAGCGACTGGGTTGACATGCGTAAGTCTTTAGTTTTGTTGGATCGTCTGTTTGCTTATGCATTGTATATGTACACTTTCTAAACTACTCAGGAAATAATCCATgggctggaaaaggaaagagtaaAGGGACAGGTTTTGTCTGATTTTTGTTGTTCAATGTAAAAGCTagttattttaacattttccatatttttcagtggcaatttaaatgtatttttgttgATGTTAATAAAACTACTCTTATTTCATTCTCTCCCCTTCACATTCTAGGAGAAATAGATACAAGGTTCTCCTTCTGTGCTGTGGCAACTCTTGCACTCCTGGTAAGTCCTAAATTGTTACTTGCTCAAGTACAGGGTCTTCTCTTTGGTGCTGCTGAAGTTTCTGATGAGCTTGGTAGAATGTAAAGTACATTAGTTGATTTTCTGACTTGCAGGGAAAGCTGGATGCTATTGATGTGGGGAAAGCAGTAGAATTTGTTTTGTCCTGTATGAACTTCGATGGAGGATTTGGTTGTCGACCAGGTTCTGAATCCCATGCGGGACAggtgagttttttttctttatatggcAATGTTTTAAATTGACAACTGTCGCACACTGCCTATGCGTGTTTCTTTACAACATCTGTCAGCGATGTCAATTGATGTACCTTCCTTGTTCCCAAATGCCTGATTCTAGTACCttagataaaataaatgaacagcTAGGTAGATAAATATGAGAAGATGAGTAGAGTCTGGAGGTTACAGGCTGGGCAAAAAGAGAGTTCGTAAGGGAACAGCTTTTAGGATTGTAGTTCAGTCTTTACATAGTGATGTTGGAATAGTTAGCGTGAGGATTTTTAGAGAATTTGAAATGGGTATTAATGGAGATATTGCACAAGATCTGTCACTGTCTGCCACAAATCATAACGAAACATATGGGACACTTGTTGAATATATTTGATATGTATCAGCTGatgaactgaaataaataagagaTGATCAAGGTTAACCTGCTTCTGCTAGtgaattcatttgcattttagtTTGTTCTCCACAAGCCTGAGGGTAAGAGGCACGTACAGGAACAAACCATAGGCTGGATGCAGTGTGTTCATAAAGGCCACATCCAGCCTGCAGAAATAAGTTTGAGTATTCTGGCTTGAgagtctgtttttaaaatacaactgtATGGCTCTGCCTGGTCTCTTAGGATCTTTTTCTAAACCTTGTGTTAGTGACTTGTATTAGTAAAATCTTACTGTTCTATGACTATAATGTGTAACTAGTACTTTTATACAAAAGCAACTGTAACATTAACACTTTTCTAATAGAAAAGTAAAACTCGTTTGAAACCAGGAGCTGAAATGTGTGCTTCTTTTGTATTGTGTTTGCATGACTCTATTCCTGCTTTGAGATCTTCCTGCATTTAGTCTGCTACACTGTACTTagtttttaaatacacaaaaaaaatgatatctGTAATTTTAGATCTATTGTTGCACAGGATTTCTGGCTATAACAGACCAGTTGCATCAAATAAACGTTGACTTGCTGGGTTGGTGGCTTTGTGAACGCCAGTTACCTTCTGGAGGCCTCAACGGACGACCAGAGAAGGTATTTAAGTGGCTTCTTTTGTATGTTCAAACCTCAatagagattattttttctaaagctGAAGCATTTCTGGAGAATATCATGACTTTTATGCAATATTTGGTAAACTTTTCAAAGAAGGCAGGCCttgattttgattttgctttgtgaCTGCAGTTGTTAGCTGTGCTTAGTTGGAGTCCTCTGCTTAGAAAAGCACACGTACTGAAGTGCGTCCTGCTGACAACTGAACTGGTATCCTGTTAAGTCAGGGCTTGAATGTTTTCTGATGTTAGGAGTTGTCTGAAAATTACTGCTTGTTTAAGTACAGCCGAGTTTTTGTAAGCAGTAACAAAACCCCTTATTTGCTTCCTCACATTTAAGGGTTAGGTGCATCCTCACAAGGCAGTTGCTTCTTGCCCTGCAATCCGGAGCATTAAAGAACAACGTCTCTGCTATTTCCCTAGGTCTGTGATGAGTTTATGTATTCTGAGTATGAACTTGAAGAGCATCAGTTTAGCTCTAGAATTACTCTGAGACCTGGGAAACAGAGCTACTTGTTGCTTCCTCATCTGCTAGGGTGTGTGTTGCTCTTTAGGTGAGACAACATAACAAATCTCCCCACAACACCACTTGGTACTTGCTAGGATTGATAAACGCTTTAATTGGCATCAGTTTTATAGTCATAGGTTATCAGATGTATTCCACAACAATGGGATTCCAGTTCCAGCAGGTGAAAATGTCAATAATGGTTCACGTCTGGAGAAAAGTAAAGTTGTGGTTGTTATTACTGTCCATGAAAGACCTCTAAGCACTGTTGCTTGTGTTTTTCTCGTGTTTAAAAAGCACTGCATgtagaaaataatgtttatgtGTACTGCAGCTGATGTAATCAACATGACAGAATTTAATGTAAGTCTTGTGTGTAATAGTGTTCCACGTCACACCAGGAAATGGTGTATCCTAGAGTAATCCCCCCTGGCAAGCAGATAACCAGCCAACACGTTTTtgtcaaagaaacaaaagtaattGGTATGAAGTTCTTTGTCCTGACTCCAGGAAAAGATACTGGTTTTTTAGCCTCTCCCACAGAAGGTGaaggctttttaaaacaaatcagattCTTGTGGGTTTGCTTCttgaagaaagggaagagatttgaaaaaaagatttttttcccttcctgaaaAGGGGAAGACCTCTTGAAAGAGGCTGTATCCAGgaactttcttctcttttaccCCAAAGAAACTcttaaaaaatgttgtttctctGCAAAGTATTATGACAGCACACCTAGTAATTTGCAGAGTCACCATTAAAATTTGCAATGttgtgtttaaaacaaaatcatgtAACAGTCCACTGCTCTGCTTGCAGTTACCTGATGTGTGTTATTCATGGTGGGTGCTGGCATCTTTGAAGATGATTGGTCGGTTACACTGGATTGACGGAGAGAAACTGCGCTGCTTTATTTTGGCTTGCCAGGACGAGGAGACTGGAGGGTTTGCTGACAGACCAGGAGATATGGTAAATAATCCTTTaccaaataaaatagaataaatggAAAATCTCAACTGGAACAGTAAATGTTTTCTGGCTTTGAGATTAAACTTGAGCTATTTCAGTCTTGCTAGAAGAACAGCTTTGCAAAACCATTCCTCTCTGTCTAACGCAGGCACCTTTGGGAGAGTTTATGCGTATTAGGTTAGCGGTcatttcatattatttttacCTGTAATCCATTGTCGAAATTGGCACTGACATAGCAATGTTGACACCTATAGGCTTTTGCTTTGTTCCTGCAGAAACTCCTTCCTAACAGGCTTTGGTGtgctttggggtttggttttttgtttgttggtttatgttttcttttgtttgtttgtactCTGGGAAGGAGCAAGTGAACATGTTTGAGCTTTGACTACACGTGTAATGTTGTTTCCAAACCACTGAGGAGCAAGACTTGCTGTGCTTGTGTAGTTTGAACCTTCTAGGCTGCAATTAATGGACACaaactttctttcttctcccaggtggaTCCTTTTCACACCTTATTTGGAATTGCTGGACTATCTTTATTAGGAGAAGAACAAGTAAAGGCCGTCAATCCTGTCTTTTGTATGCCAGAAGATGTCCTTCGAAGAATAAATGTACAGCCTGAGCTTGTGAGCTAAGCCTTGTAGATACAAAAGGTTGATATGCCAATTGCTTTAGTTTTACTGAATGAAGTCATCTCATCTCTGGAATGGTTGGCATATTCTTCCGTCAGATGTGTTTACattaggaaagcaaagcaatagCATTACCGTGGGCTTTGTCACATTGCAAATGTATCAGACCAGACTGGTTCTAATAATGTGTAACATGTTCTTTGGTTGTATATAAGAGATGTAGAAACATTTCTAATCTGTATCTAAATATATGGGCcttcgctttttttttttaattttcaagtcAAAGTGACAGCGTGAATGCTCCGATTTTTCATATTCCTGTGATATCAACCATGCTGGCATCTGTGTTTCCACAAGCATGTGTTGATGGTGGATCACACAAAGCACTTTAAAAGAGTATGGAAAAAAGAATCCAAACAAACCCCTACTTAAGCCATGCACTTAATGCCACACACTTGTGTATGTAATTCTTCCTGCTCATGTTTGCCATCACTTTTATATGctgagaaacaaaaacattttcttctgatagTAACCTATACCAATAGAAACAAAAGTTACGGTTCCATTAAgtatataaatgtatttatttattgatgaGTCACTTAGACTAAATTTAGCTGGTGTTTGAAACAGAGCAAACCTAGAGTATGTACAGTGAAACTTGCTAACATTACACATTCTAAAGAAGGTCTGTATAGGACAGTGACTTGTAACTGAGTGTAGAATTGATCGTAAATTATTTGCTGATTTGAAATTCATAGCTTTTAAGTCAGTAATACCAACACTTGATTATGGTGTAATTGAGAATAAAACTAGCCATGGAAAGTGCTTGTTCTTTAAGGGTTTAAGTCCTCTTTGTCTTCACAGAAGCCCTAAAATAGCCCCTTAATTTACATTCCACACACCCTGGCTGAGACTGAATGATTTTCAGTTGAAATACACAGTGAAAGGCAGTCATGAAGGGGAGTAAGTCTCTTGATAATCTCTAAAGATGTttcaaacagttttaaaaaccaGCTGGTTAGTTTTGATGGACCTTTACCTGTATAGAATTTCAAAGAGAGAATGTTTAACTGAACGCCCAAGTATTTctaaagaatttttaaagcCTTCTCTACAGGCTTTTAGATAAGGTGAAACCCTTGTTCTTTTTAGCTGTCCAGTTGCCTGATGAATTCCTTGGTCAATGCCTGTAATTTCTTCTTCAAGGTTTGGAAAAAAGTAGGTCTTGTGTTGAGTGTGAGGGAGTGAGAGCACTGATCAAgtttaacagaaaattttaaaataaatgtttctcatTCCAGGTTTTGCAAGTGccacttacttcatctgagggaTACACTGTTCAGTACATaggaatttttccattttcttcatgttgTGTAGCCAGAATAGCATCCTCTTCAGAATGTCTAGTCTGGTGTAGACTTGGGCACCCTGGGAATCCATACGTGGTTGATACTGCATGATGGTGTAGAACATTTCACTGTAGGTTGAAATCCTATCAacattgtttttctctgaagGTCTGGTCAACTTCATTTCCTAAGTCAGCTGTGATTTCTAAGATCTTAAAAGATTATAGGGTAAAAAAGGTGAGTATGTGCACAAACTAAAAACTTCTTAAGCATATTCTTCCATTCtttacatcattttttttttaaatactgtatttgtAGAGtcataataatttttcttatgcAAACAATCACGTTTTCTGTTAAAtgtactgtgaaaaaaattagttgCCTGGTGTGTCTGTGTTAAGACTTATGTAATTTTGGTGGAGAATACATTGTTAACTGTCTACCTCTATTTTGTTAAATATACcaataacacttttttttctgagcttatggagttagaaaaacttagcaGTAATTAATCTACTGTTCTCAGCCTTCAGTTGCAGGTCCTTTATTAAAGACTTTCAGAAATTTGTGctgtcattctttttttccccaaggaaaTCTTTACATGTAAGGATTCTGACATTATCTTAGTACTTGATCTTTAATACTGTGGGTAGCAAGCATTCCCAGCAATAAATTTTGCAAGGTGCTGCATGAGAATTTGCAAAACAGTAATGACAGTTACATAAAATTGTGTAGATGTGTTTGTTAAAATCTGTGCATGTTGGGAGAGATCAACAGCTCTTCTCTTGTCTTCTAAGAACATGGTCAAGCCCAGAGGTCTGTGCTTTGTTGCAGAGATGCTTCCTCTCACTTTTGCTGAGACAGCTTGGTTAGGTGAATTCAGCCTTATGATTTGTGACCATAAGAAATGAAGGAAGCTGGAAGATGGACATAGCTTGTATTTCTACTTTTATTGCAATACATTTGCATTTCTGTCAGAGGAGAGGAGATGGTTTTACGCCAGCTTCAGAAGTCTGAGTGCATATGGAAAGTTCCCTGTAGGACTCGGAAGTTCGGAACAGCGGCAGTAACTGCAGTTGGCTGCTGCTGTCTGCCATCCTTTGCAGTGAAGCTGATGTTTCTGATGCTCAGATTTTTAAAGCTGTCTGACTGATGGTGCTcagtgctgagagagctgttGCTGGTGCGATGCCTTTCTGATGGCAGCCAAGGAGTTGCAGCTGATGGAGTTTCTGTGGGGAAGCTGAACAGCCATCAGACTATGGCTGTCCACAAGGGATGGTGTGCTGGAGAAGACTggctgcagcttggaggaggttTTAATGCAGCTGTATTGCATCCCAGAGACAAAATTGAAACATTTCTAGTGGTATGTATTACATGCTCATATACTAAGTGGTGTCAGTGTGGTCTAAAACATGCATAGAACTTCTAGTAGTTACTactacaaaaagtggaatatttttgatt includes these proteins:
- the RABGGTB gene encoding geranylgeranyl transferase type-2 subunit beta, producing MVWVVRDLEDRAVPTPFNGQGGPLLSIKLHLGAKTCCADNAGDAFLVFLQGTPQKDVIIKPDAPSTLLLEKHADYIASYGTKKDDYEYCMSEYLRMSGVYWGLTAMDLMGQLHRMNKEEILEFIKSCQHECGGISASIGHDPHLLYTLSAVQILILYDSLHVVDVNKIVEYIQNLQKEDGSFAGDIWGEIDTRFSFCAVATLALLGKLDAIDVGKAVEFVLSCMNFDGGFGCRPGSESHAGQIYCCTGFLAITDQLHQINVDLLGWWLCERQLPSGGLNGRPEKLPDVCYSWWVLASLKMIGRLHWIDGEKLRCFILACQDEETGGFADRPGDMVDPFHTLFGIAGLSLLGEEQVKAVNPVFCMPEDVLRRINVQPELVS